ACCACGCACGGTTCTTGAGATACCAGCCGACGGTCTCCGCCAGCCCCTGTTCGAAGGTTCTCGTCGGCTTCCAATCGAGCTCACGACGTGCCTTTGACGCATCGATTGCGTAGCGCGCATCATGCCCCGGACGATCCGGCACGAAGGTGATGAGAGATCGTCTCATGCCCGTCGTCGGAGACAATCGATCCAGCACGTCACAGATCTGGGTGACGACCTCCATGTTGGATCGCTCCGCATCTCCGCCGAAATTGTACTTCTCACCCGGTTTTCCTTCGTGCAGCAGTCTTATCAGGCCGGCCGCATGATCATCGACGTGAAGCCAATCGCGGATATTTTTGCCGTCGCCGTAAACCGGTAAAGGCTTTCGGTCGATCGCGTTGAGGATCGTCAGCGGGATGAGCTTCTCCGGGAACTGGTACGGTCCGTAGTTGTTCGAGCAGTTCGATACGATGACCGGCAAGCCATAGGTTCGAAACCACGCGAGCGCGAGATGGTCCGATGCGGCCTTGCTCGCCGAATACGGCGAGCTCGGTCTGTAGGGCGTGTCCTCCCGAAAC
This genomic stretch from Bradyrhizobium daqingense harbors:
- the rfbB gene encoding dTDP-glucose 4,6-dehydratase, whose translation is MRILVTGGAGFIGSAVCRRLVLQTGAAVINVDKLTYAANLASLASLERLEPYEFLQSDICDREVIDLAFADYEPDAIIHLAAESHVDRSINGPGAFVNTNIVGTYTLLEAARTYYERLPLPRRKQFRFVHVSTDEVYGSLGPNDLFREDTPYRPSSPYSASKAASDHLALAWFRTYGLPVIVSNCSNNYGPYQFPEKLIPLTILNAIDRKPLPVYGDGKNIRDWLHVDDHAAGLIRLLHEGKPGEKYNFGGDAERSNMEVVTQICDVLDRLSPTTGMRRSLITFVPDRPGHDARYAIDASKARRELDWKPTRTFEQGLAETVGWYLKNRAWWERTRRGAYDGSRLGLLASQH